A genomic stretch from Xylanivirga thermophila includes:
- a CDS encoding tyrosine-type recombinase/integrase produces the protein MAQQKDYYTVRYQTNIEKLRNVLNDLPPFCREFFRGIENNTSILTRVNYAYDLRLFFEFLTNEMEDFSGLKSNELTLDHLNMVGSTHIEMFLEYITFYTKTNDDTYKEYQNSECGKARKLSAIRSLFSYFFKKEKLEKNIAELVEIPKIYEKPIIRLEIDEVARLLDLVESGEGLTDVQKRYHQYTRTRDLAILTLFLGTGIRISECVGLNASDIDFDVNGFKITRKGGNEVILYFGDEVRETLLDYLEERKNVTPLPGHEDALFLSLQKRRISNRAVQNLVKKYSQYISPLKKISPHKLRSTYGTTLYRQTGDIYLVADVLGHKDVNTTKKHYAAISDEQRRKAARIVKLRDDE, from the coding sequence ATGGCACAGCAAAAAGATTACTATACAGTCCGTTATCAAACCAATATAGAAAAATTGAGAAATGTACTAAATGATCTGCCTCCATTTTGCAGAGAGTTTTTCAGAGGTATTGAAAATAATACATCCATACTCACAAGAGTAAATTATGCTTATGATCTAAGGTTGTTTTTTGAATTTTTAACAAATGAAATGGAAGATTTCTCAGGTTTAAAATCGAATGAACTTACATTAGATCATTTAAACATGGTAGGATCTACTCACATAGAGATGTTTTTGGAATATATTACATTCTATACAAAAACAAATGACGATACTTATAAGGAATATCAAAATAGTGAATGTGGTAAAGCTCGAAAATTATCCGCTATTCGTTCATTATTTTCATATTTCTTTAAAAAAGAAAAGCTTGAGAAAAATATAGCGGAATTAGTTGAAATACCCAAGATATATGAAAAACCCATAATACGTTTAGAAATAGATGAAGTTGCACGGCTCTTAGATCTAGTAGAGTCAGGCGAAGGTTTAACAGATGTACAAAAACGTTATCACCAATATACCCGTACTAGGGATCTTGCAATATTAACCCTATTTTTAGGCACAGGCATAAGAATAAGCGAATGTGTGGGGCTTAATGCGTCTGATATAGATTTTGACGTAAATGGATTTAAAATTACTAGAAAAGGTGGCAATGAAGTTATTCTCTACTTTGGGGATGAAGTCAGAGAGACTCTTTTGGATTATTTAGAAGAACGTAAAAATGTCACTCCTCTGCCAGGACATGAAGATGCCCTTTTCCTATCCCTTCAAAAACGCAGGATCAGTAACAGGGCTGTACAAAATTTGGTTAAAAAATATTCCCAATATATCTCTCCACTAAAAAAAATATCACCCCATAAACTTAGGAGCACCTATGGCACAACCTTATATCGCCAGACGGGAGATATATATCTAGTTGCCGATGTACTAGGACATAAGGATGTAAACACCACTAAAAAGCACTATGCTGCAATAAGCGATGAGCAGCGGCGTAAAGCTGCCCGAATAGTTAAACTAAGAGACGATGAATAA
- the lexA gene encoding transcriptional repressor LexA, with product MGKDTLSIKQKEILKFIQNELISKGYPPSVREICEAVGLKSTSTVHAHLVRLEKLGYIKRDPTKPRAIELINHNAFISNKELVNVPIVGKVTAGQPILAIENIEGTFPISVQFLGNQEVFMLSVKGDSMIEAGILDNDYVIVNQQPYAEDGDIVVALIGDEATVKTFFKKKDHIVLRPQNPYMDDIIVKDVSILGKVIGVIRLY from the coding sequence ATGGGAAAAGATACTCTAAGTATAAAGCAAAAAGAAATATTAAAATTTATACAAAATGAATTAATATCTAAGGGTTATCCGCCATCGGTTAGAGAAATATGTGAAGCAGTAGGGCTTAAGTCTACTTCTACTGTTCATGCACATCTTGTTCGACTAGAAAAATTGGGCTATATAAAAAGGGACCCTACAAAACCTAGAGCCATAGAGTTAATAAACCATAATGCCTTTATATCCAACAAGGAACTGGTGAATGTGCCTATAGTAGGTAAAGTTACTGCAGGACAGCCCATATTAGCAATAGAAAATATAGAAGGTACCTTCCCCATATCTGTACAATTTTTAGGTAATCAAGAAGTGTTCATGCTTTCCGTTAAAGGAGATAGTATGATAGAGGCAGGTATACTAGACAATGATTATGTAATTGTCAATCAGCAACCTTATGCAGAAGATGGAGATATTGTAGTAGCGCTTATAGGTGATGAAGCTACTGTAAAAACTTTTTTTAAGAAAAAAGACCATATAGTATTAAGACCACAAAATCCATATATGGATGATATAATTGTAAAAGATGTAAGTATACTTGGTAAAGTCATTGGAGTAATTCGTCTATATTAA
- a CDS encoding methionine gamma-lyase family protein, with product MKELQDLYIKDLQISVKAQKYVNDAHNLITEAFDRVENIAEYHQGNIIRCMKQCQISERHFNPSTGYGYGDDGRDTLEKLYAMIFGAEDALVRPQWGSGTHVISDALFSLLRPGDAFISAVGQPYDTLNDIIQSLKEWGIEYNEVELTSEGSVNLQGILECIKNNKNIKLVLIQRSRGYSWRQSLSIDEIEKIIKVVKKQNPNIYIMVDNCYGEFTEYMEPCHIGADLCVGSLIKNPGGGLAPTGCYAVGTKEAIEKLSFRLTAPGIGREVGSYAAGYRAFYQGLFMAPHIVGEAIKGAILTAKLFEDLGYEVLPKWDEQRSDIIQSIKFNDDKALIEFCQGIQWASPVDGHVVPYPWDMPGYEHQVIMAAGTFVQGASIELSADAPIREPYIAYLQGGLTYSHVKLALMVVITRLAEKGYIVI from the coding sequence ATGAAGGAATTGCAGGATTTATATATAAAAGATTTGCAAATATCAGTTAAAGCACAGAAATATGTAAATGATGCTCATAATCTCATAACAGAAGCTTTTGATAGAGTAGAAAACATAGCAGAATATCATCAAGGGAATATAATAAGGTGTATGAAGCAATGTCAGATAAGTGAAAGGCATTTTAATCCCTCTACTGGCTATGGATATGGAGATGATGGAAGAGACACTCTAGAAAAGCTTTATGCTATGATATTTGGTGCAGAGGATGCACTAGTAAGACCCCAATGGGGTTCTGGGACCCATGTAATAAGTGATGCTTTGTTTTCTCTATTAAGGCCTGGGGATGCATTTATTTCGGCAGTAGGGCAACCATATGATACACTAAATGATATTATCCAGTCTCTAAAAGAATGGGGTATTGAGTACAATGAGGTAGAACTTACATCTGAAGGTAGTGTAAACTTGCAAGGCATACTAGAATGTATAAAAAACAATAAAAATATTAAATTGGTACTTATACAGCGTTCTAGAGGCTATTCATGGCGCCAGTCACTTTCAATAGATGAAATAGAGAAAATTATAAAGGTTGTTAAAAAACAAAATCCTAATATATATATAATGGTTGATAATTGCTATGGGGAATTTACGGAGTATATGGAACCATGTCATATAGGTGCAGATCTTTGTGTAGGTTCCCTTATAAAGAATCCAGGTGGTGGATTGGCACCTACTGGATGTTATGCAGTAGGTACTAAAGAAGCTATAGAAAAATTATCTTTTAGACTCACGGCACCAGGTATAGGGCGGGAGGTAGGTTCATATGCAGCTGGCTATAGAGCATTTTATCAAGGCTTGTTTATGGCGCCACATATAGTAGGTGAGGCGATAAAAGGAGCTATACTCACAGCCAAACTATTTGAAGATTTGGGGTATGAAGTACTACCTAAATGGGATGAACAACGTTCTGATATAATACAATCTATAAAATTTAACGATGACAAAGCTCTTATAGAATTTTGTCAGGGGATACAGTGGGCATCTCCAGTAGACGGTCATGTAGTACCCTATCCTTGGGATATGCCAGGCTATGAGCATCAGGTAATCATGGCAGCAGGTACGTTTGTACAGGGAGCCTCAATAGAATTAAGTGCTGATGCGCCGATAAGGGAACCTTATATTGCCTATCTTCAAGGAGGGCTTACGTATTCTCATGTAAAATTAGCATTAATGGTTGTTATCACTAGATTAGCCGAAAAAGGTTATATAGTTATATAA
- the hfq gene encoding RNA chaperone Hfq, which yields MANKGNIILQDAFLNQIRKDRVPVTIYLTNGFQFRGTIKGFDNFIIILESENKQTMIYKHAVSSVNPARPVLLANTNQERE from the coding sequence TTGGCTAATAAAGGGAACATAATATTGCAGGATGCTTTTTTGAATCAAATCAGAAAAGATAGAGTTCCAGTTACTATTTATTTAACGAATGGATTTCAATTTAGAGGTACTATAAAGGGATTTGATAATTTTATCATCATTCTCGAAAGCGAGAATAAGCAAACAATGATATATAAACATGCCGTATCATCTGTTAATCCGGCTCGTCCTGTATTGCTTGCAAATACTAATCAAGAGAGAGAATAA